One Mycobacterium paraseoulense genomic window, CCATGAACCGCTCGCCCTCGCCGTTGAGCAGCCGGCCGCCCTCGCCGCGCACCGCCTCGGAGATCAAGATGCCCAGCCCCGCCAGCCCGGTCGGGTGGAACTGGTGAAACTCCATGTCCTCCAGCGGAAGTCCCTTGCGGAACACGATCCCGATGCCGTCACCGGTGAGCGTATGCGCGTTGGAGGTGGTCTTGTACATCCGGCCCGAACCGCCGGTGGCGATCACCACGGCCTTGGCGTGGAAGACGTGGATCTCGCCGGTGGCCAGCTCGTAGGCCACCACGCCGGTGGCCACCGGCCCGCCGGGCGTCTCGGTGAGGACCAGGTCGAGCGCGTAGAACTCGTTGAAGAACTGGACGTCGTGCTTGACGCAGTTCTGGTAGAGCGTCTGCAGGATCATGTGGCCGGTGCGGTCGGCCGCGTAGCACGCCCGGCGGACCGGGGCCTTGCCGTGTTCGCGGGTGTGCCCGCCGAACCGGCGCTGGTCGATGCGGCCCTCCGGGGTGCGGTTGAACGGCATCCCCATCTTTTCCAGGTCGAGCACCGCGTCGATGGCCTCCTTGCACATGATCTCCACCGCGTCCTGGTCGGCGAGATAATCGCCGCCCTTGACGGTGTCGAAGGTGTGCCATTCCCAGTTGTCGTCCTCGACGTTGGCCAGCGCCGCGCACATGCCGCCCTGGGCGGCGCCGGTGTGGCTGCGGGTGGGGTACAGCTTGGTCAACACCGCGGTGCGGACCCGCGGACCGGCCTCCACCGCCGCGCGCATGCCGGCACCGCCGGCCCCGACGATCACGACGTCGTATCGGTGTTGCTGGATCACCTCAGCCTCCGATATTCGGGTCGAATGTCACCAGCACGTAGGTGCCGAGCACCAATGTGAAACCCATCGACAGCAGCAGCAGGCTGTTGAGCCAGAAGCGGGTGCTGTCCTTGCGGCTGTAGTCGTCGATGATGGTGCGCAGGCCGTTGCCGCCGTGCAACTGCGCCAGCCACAGCAGCGCCAGATCCCAGAATTGCCAGAACGGCGAGGCCCAGCGCTGCGCCACGTAATTGAAGTCGATGCGGTACACGCCGTCGTCCCACATCAGCATGATGAACAGGTGGCCGACGGCCAGGACGATCAGCGCGACCCCGGAGAACCGCATGAACAGCCACGCGAACTTCTCGAAGTTGGGGATGCCGGCCCGGCGCCGCGGTGAGCGCGGGTTGTCGAGGCTGGCCGGCCGGTCGTGACTGCGCTGCCGCACCGGGGCCACCTGGCCCCGGCCCAGCTGCAGGTCGGGGGAGCTCATCGGAGGTGCTCGGCGATATGAATGCCGGTCACCACGCCGGCCGGGACCATGAGGAGCAGGAAGACGACGCCGACGATCCAGAACATCAGCTTCTGGTAGCGGGTGCCCTCGGACCAGAAGTCGATGAGGATGACGCGGATGCCGTTGAGCCCGTGGAATGCCACCGCGGCCACCAGGCCGTACTCCATCAGGCCGACGACCGGGGTCTGATAGTCGTGGATCACCGCGTTGTAGGTCTGCGGGCTGACCCGCAGCATCGCGGCGTCCAGCACGTGGACGAACAGGAAGAAGAAGATGGTCGCGCCGCTGATGCGATGCAACACCCACGACCACATGCCCGGGTCGCCCCGATACAGGGTTCGGGGTGGACGTCGCTTGCGCGAGGGTGCAGATTCTTTTGCCGGATCCGCGGTCGTCGCCTGTGTGGTCACCCAGTCCTCACCGCCTTCTGACATCGGGGCAGTTCAGCCTAACCCGGCCGGGGCGGGGTCCGCGCCGAGCAGTCCGCCCCATCCACGTGCCATGCCAGAGTTAGGGTGGCAGTCTCACGTCCCCTTACCCGAGCGGGGTTGCGTTATGCCAGATGTCGATTGGGATGCGCTGCGTCACAAGGCAATCGGTGCCGCGGCGGGGGCCTACGCGCCGTACTCGCGGTTCCCGGTGGGGGCGGCCGCGCTGGTCGACGACGGCCGCGTGGTCACCGGCTGCAATGTGGAAAACATCTCATATGGCCTTGGTCTCTGCGCCGAATGCGGTGTGGTGTGCGCCCTACACACGACCGGCGGCGGCCGGCTGATCGCGTTGGCCTGCGTCGACGGCCGGGGGGCCACGCTGATGCCGTGCGGGCGATGCCGCCAGGTGCTGCTCGAACACGGCGGCCCCGGCCTGCTGATCGACCATCCGGCCGGGCCGCGACCCCTCGGCGAACTGCTCCCCGACGCCTTCAGCGCCGACCTGCCACGGGAAGCCCGTTGACCGACTTCGACTTCGACGCGCCGACCGTGATCCGGACCAAGCGCGACGGCGGCAGGCTGTCCGACGCCGCGATCGAGTGGGTCATCGACGCCTACACCGACGGCCGGGTCGCCGAGGAACAGATGTCGGCGCTGCTGATGGCGATCTTCCTGCGCGGCATGGACCGCGACGAGACCGCCAGCTGGACCGCGGCGATGCTGGCGTCCGGCGACCGGCTCGACTTCCGCGACCTGCGGACCCCGACGGTGGACAAGCACTCCACGGGCGGCGTGGGGGACAAGATCACCCTGCCGCTGGTGGCTGTCGTCGCGGCCTGCGGCGCGGCGGTGCCCCAGGCGTCGGGGCGGGGGCTCGGGCACACCGGCGGCACGCTGGACAAGCTCGAGTCCATCGCCGGGTTCACCGCGGCGCTGCCCAACCGGCGGGTGCGCGAGCAACTCCGCGACGTCGGCGCGGCCATCTTCGCCGCCGGGGAGCTGGCACCGGCCGACGCCAAGCTCTACGCGCTGCGCGACGTCACCGCCACCGTCGAGTCGCTGCCGCTGATCGCCAGCTCGGTGATGAGCAAGAAGCTGGCCGAGGGGGCCGGGGCGCTGGTGCTCGACGTGAAGGTCGGCTCCGGGGCGCTGCTGAGCTCGCCGGAGCGGTGCCGCGAACTGGCCCACACCATGGTGGAGCTGGGCGCCGCGCACGGGGTGCCCACCCGCGCGCTGTTGACCGACATGAACGTCCCGCTCGGCGCGACCGTCGGGAACGCCCTCGAGGTCGCCGAGTCGCTGGACGTGCTGGCCGGCGGCGGCCCGCCCGACGTGGTCGAGCTGACGCTGCGGCTGGCCGGCGAGATGCTCGAGCTGGCCGGGCTGGACGGCCGCGACCCCGCCGACACGCTGCGCGACGGCACCGCGATGGACCGGTTTCGCCGGATGATCGCCGCGCAGGGCGGTGATTTGTCGGTTCCGTTGCCGATCGGTGCGCATTCCGACACCGTGACCGCCGCGCGGGGCGGCACAATGGGCGATATCGACGCGATGGCAGTGGGGCTGGCGGCTTGGCGGCTCGGCGCGGGCAGGTCCCGTCCGGGCGAACGGGTGCAGGCCGGCGCCGGCGTCCGGATCCACCGCCGCCCCGGCGAGCCGGTCACCGCCGGTGCGCCGCTGTTCACCGTGTACACCGACACCCCGGAGCGACTCGGCGCCGCGCTGGCCGAGCTGGACCGCGGCTACAGCGTCGGTGACGCGCCGCCGGCCGCGCGGCCCCTGATCATCGATCGGATCGTCACGTGAGGACCCCCCTGGGCCTCGAGCAGATCAGGAAGGCGCCCAAGGCGCTGCTGCACGATCACCTCGACGGCGGACTGCGACCTTCGACCGTGGTGGAGATCGCCGGCCAGGTCGGCTACGACGGGTTGCCCACCACCGACGTCGACGAGCTGGCCACCTGGTTTCGCACCCAGTCGCACAGCGGCTCGCTGGAGCGCTACTTAGAGCCGTTCTCCCACACCGTGGCGGTGATGCAGACACCAGAGGCCCTGCACCGCGTCGCCTACGAGTGCGTGGAAGACCTGGCCGCCGACTCCGTCGTTTACGCCGAGGTCCGGTTCGCGCCCGAGTTGCACATCGACCGGGGGCTGTCCTTCGATGCGATCGTCGACGCCGTGCTGGCCGGTTTCGCCGACGGGGAGAAGGCCTGCGCCGCCGCGGGCCGGCCGATCGTGGTGCGGCTGCTGGTGACCGCCATGCGGCACGCCGCGGTGTCCCGCGAGATAGCCGCGCTGGCGATCCGGTTCCGGGACAAGGGCGTCGTCGGTTTCGACATCGCGGGCGCCGAGGCCGGCAACCCGCCGACGCGACACCTGGACGCCTTCGAATACATGCGAGACCACAACGCGCGCTTCACCATTCACGCGGGCGAGGCGTTCGGGCTGCCCTCGATTCACGAGGCGATCGCGTTCTGCGGCGCCGACCGCCTGGGCCACGGCGTACGCATCGTCGACGACATCGACATCCTCGGCGACGGCCGGGTCCGATTGGGCAGGCTGGCATCGATTCTGCGGGACAAGCGAATTCCGTTGGAGCTGTGTCCCAGCTCCAACGTGCAGACCGGTGCGGTGAAAAGTATCGCGGACCATCCGTTCGACCTGCTGGCCCGCACGCGCTTCCGGGTGACCGTCAACACGGACAACCGGTTGATGAGTGACACCTCGATGAGCCTCGAAATGCACCGGCTGGTACAGGCTTTCGGCTACGGGTGGAGCGACCTGGAGCGGTTCACCATCAACGCGATGAAGTCGGCGTTCCTTCCGTTCGACGAGCGACTGGCGATCATCGACGACGTGATCAAGCCGCGGTACGCCGTGCTGATCGCGGGCTGACGCCGCTCGCCCGAAAAACGGGCGAGCGGCCCAGCTTTCGGCTCAGCGGGTGAGGCGCGTGCCCGTGCGACGCCCCGTCAGCGCCTCGTAGAGCGCGATCAAGACGATGGCGGCGCCGACTCCGATGAAGAACGGAATCCACGCGATGCCGCCATTGGCGTTGTGGTATCCGAACTGGCTGGCGACCGCCGAGCCGATCAAACCGCCCACGGCGCCGATCACGACGGTCATGATCATGCCGACGTTCTGTTTACCCGGCATCACCAGACGCGCGACCACACCGATGATGGCGCCCACGATGATGGCGAGGATGATGGATCCGACCATTTCAGCTCCTGTCATAACGGCTCCCGGGGTGGGCGCCATCTTCGAGGGGGACTTCCCCGAAAAGACGGACTTCTAACACAATTCGGTCGGAAGCCAGATCAGGCGAGCCCGATGGCGCGCACCGTGCCGGCCAGGTGCGTCTGCACCGCGCGCAGCGCTCGCGGGCCGTCGCCGTCGCGCAGCGCCTCGGCGATCTCGCGGTGCTCGTCCAGGATCGTCGTCACCCGGTCGGGTTCGCGCAGCGCCGACTCGCCGATCATGCGCATCTGACGATCCCGCAGCGACGCATAGAAACCCGACAGGATGGCGTTCCCCGACTCGGCCAGCGTCACGGCGTGGAAGGCGCGGTCGGCGTCGAGGAACTCGGCCCAATCGGCGCGGTCGACGGCGGTGCGCTGCCGCGCCAGCTCGCCCGACAACCGCTCGAAGACCGCGGCGCACGCGGCCGGCCCGCGGCCCACCACCTTCGTCGCGGCGAACTGCTCGAGCACCAGCCGCGCCTCCATCACCGAGCGGACCTCGTCCGGCGACACGGGGACCACCAGGGCGCCGCGCTGCGGGTAGAGCCGCAGCAGCCCGTCGGCCTCCAGCCGCAGGAACGCCTCGCGCACCGGGGTGCGGGACATTCCCAGCGCCGCGGCGACGTCGCCCTCGCTGATCAGCTCCCCGCCCGGGAACGCGCCGGTGAGCACCTGCGTCTTGACGTAATCGAGCGCGCGGTCCTTGGCCGTGACCGGCCTGGGGTTCCCCGTTGCCACTGCAGCCTTCCGGTAGCTAAGTCGTATCCCAGCAGTGTGGTGACGGTACACCAACTCGGCATTGACAATCCGGCAACTTAGATACAAGATAGATACCAGATAGACGCAAGGTGCACTCGAGCCGTCCGAAGGAGACGCGAAATGCCGGTCACGGAACAAGCCCTGTCCCCGAACCTCGACCCGACGATCCCCGCCCCGATGGTCAACGTGGCCGAGTACGGGTTCGAAGGCCGTTTCCAGGACTGGGCGCAGGACGCGGAGTACTTCGAATACTCCAAGGCCGCCAACCCCATCGGCTCGGGTCATGTCCCGCAGGTCCCGATTACCCGCTTCGATCCGGAGGTCTACACCGACCAGCCGACCGGTGTGATCCCGCTGGATCTGTCCATGCAGCTGGGTATCGAGACCGGCGCGGCGACCAGCCCCGCGCTGCTGGCCAACTTCGTGCGCATCCGCCCCGGTGAACAGATCGACACCAGCCCCAACGCCACCTCGCAGCTGTACTACGTGCTGTACGGGCGGGGCTTCGCGGCCGTCAACGGCCAGCTGGTCGGGTGGGAGAAGGGCGACTTCCTGACCCTGCCCGCGGGCACCCACTCGGTGTTCTACGCGGCCGCCGACACGGCCATGTACTGGGTGCACGACGAGCCGCTCATGCGTTACCTGGGCGCCCAAGCCACCCAGCCGCGGTTCCGCGCGACCAAGTTCCGCCGTTCGGACGCGGTGGCCAAGCTGGAGGAGATCGCGTCGCGACCGGGCGCCAACGAGAAGAGCCGGGTCAGCGTGCTGCTGGCCAACGCCAACCAGGAACAGACGCTGACCATCACCCACGTGCTGTGGGCCATGTTCGGTGTGCTGCCCGCCAACCAGGTGCAGCGCCCGCACCGGCACCAGTCGGTGGCGCTCGACCTGATCCTCGACGCGCCGGCCCACGGCTGCTACACCCTGCTGGGCACCCGGCTCGACGAGCACGGCGACATCGTCGACCCGATCCGGGTGGACTGGCGGGCGGGCTGTGCCTTCACCACCCCGCCGGGCATGTGGCACGCGCACTACAACGAGACCGACCAGCCCGCGCACCTGATCCCGATCCAGGACGCCGGCCTGCAGACCCACCTCCGCAGCCTCGACATCAAGTTCACGCAGCGCCGCGACCTCGTCGCCGGCTGACCCGCCGGGCCGTGCACGGTCCACAGTTGCCGCATAGTGTGGCTGGACATGAAGTTGCCCCTGCTCGGCCCCGTGTCGGTCACCGGCTTCCAGAACGCGTGGTTCTTCCTGGTCCTGCTGGTCGTTCTGCTGGTCCTGGGCATCTACGTCGTGCTGCAATTCGCCCGCCGCCGGCGCGTGCTGCGCTTCGCCAACATGGAGGTGCTGGAGCGGGTCGCGCCGGCCCATCCGAGCCGGTGGCGGCACGTCCCGACGATCCTGCTGGCCACCTCGCTGGTGCTGCTGACCACCGCGATGGCGGGCCCGACCTCCGACGTCCGGATCCCGCTGAACCGGGCGGTCGTCATGCTGGTCATCGACGTGTCGGAGTCCATGGCCTCCACCGACGTGACACCCGACCGGCTGACCGCCGCCAAGGTGGCCGGCAAGCAGTTCGCCGACGAGCTCACCCCCGCCATCAACCTGGGGCTGGTGGAGTTCGCCGCCAACGCCTCGCTGCTGGTCTCGCCGACGACCAACCGCGCGGCGGTGAAGGCGGCCATCGACAGCCTCAAGCCGGCGCCCAAGACCGCGACGGGCGAAGGACTGTTCACCGCGCTGCAGGCCATCGCGACGGTGGGCTCGGTGATGGGCGGCGGGGAGGGCCCGCCGCCGGCGCGCATCGTGCTGGAGTCCGACGGCGCCGAGAACGTGCCGCTGGACCCCAACGCGCCACAGGGGGCGTTCACCGCCGCCCGCGCCGCCAAGGCCGAGGGGGTGCAGATCTCGACGATCTCCTTCGGGACGCCCTACGGCACCGTCG contains:
- a CDS encoding succinate dehydrogenase hydrophobic membrane anchor subunit yields the protein MSSPDLQLGRGQVAPVRQRSHDRPASLDNPRSPRRRAGIPNFEKFAWLFMRFSGVALIVLAVGHLFIMLMWDDGVYRIDFNYVAQRWASPFWQFWDLALLWLAQLHGGNGLRTIIDDYSRKDSTRFWLNSLLLLSMGFTLVLGTYVLVTFDPNIGG
- the sdhC gene encoding succinate dehydrogenase, cytochrome b556 subunit: MWSWVLHRISGATIFFFLFVHVLDAAMLRVSPQTYNAVIHDYQTPVVGLMEYGLVAAVAFHGLNGIRVILIDFWSEGTRYQKLMFWIVGVVFLLLMVPAGVVTGIHIAEHLR
- a CDS encoding cytidine deaminase, which produces MPDVDWDALRHKAIGAAAGAYAPYSRFPVGAAALVDDGRVVTGCNVENISYGLGLCAECGVVCALHTTGGGRLIALACVDGRGATLMPCGRCRQVLLEHGGPGLLIDHPAGPRPLGELLPDAFSADLPREAR
- a CDS encoding thymidine phosphorylase — protein: MTDFDFDAPTVIRTKRDGGRLSDAAIEWVIDAYTDGRVAEEQMSALLMAIFLRGMDRDETASWTAAMLASGDRLDFRDLRTPTVDKHSTGGVGDKITLPLVAVVAACGAAVPQASGRGLGHTGGTLDKLESIAGFTAALPNRRVREQLRDVGAAIFAAGELAPADAKLYALRDVTATVESLPLIASSVMSKKLAEGAGALVLDVKVGSGALLSSPERCRELAHTMVELGAAHGVPTRALLTDMNVPLGATVGNALEVAESLDVLAGGGPPDVVELTLRLAGEMLELAGLDGRDPADTLRDGTAMDRFRRMIAAQGGDLSVPLPIGAHSDTVTAARGGTMGDIDAMAVGLAAWRLGAGRSRPGERVQAGAGVRIHRRPGEPVTAGAPLFTVYTDTPERLGAALAELDRGYSVGDAPPAARPLIIDRIVT
- a CDS encoding adenosine deaminase, producing the protein MRTPLGLEQIRKAPKALLHDHLDGGLRPSTVVEIAGQVGYDGLPTTDVDELATWFRTQSHSGSLERYLEPFSHTVAVMQTPEALHRVAYECVEDLAADSVVYAEVRFAPELHIDRGLSFDAIVDAVLAGFADGEKACAAAGRPIVVRLLVTAMRHAAVSREIAALAIRFRDKGVVGFDIAGAEAGNPPTRHLDAFEYMRDHNARFTIHAGEAFGLPSIHEAIAFCGADRLGHGVRIVDDIDILGDGRVRLGRLASILRDKRIPLELCPSSNVQTGAVKSIADHPFDLLARTRFRVTVNTDNRLMSDTSMSLEMHRLVQAFGYGWSDLERFTINAMKSAFLPFDERLAIIDDVIKPRYAVLIAG
- a CDS encoding GlsB/YeaQ/YmgE family stress response membrane protein; translation: MVGSIILAIIVGAIIGVVARLVMPGKQNVGMIMTVVIGAVGGLIGSAVASQFGYHNANGGIAWIPFFIGVGAAIVLIALYEALTGRRTGTRLTR
- a CDS encoding GntR family transcriptional regulator gives rise to the protein MATGNPRPVTAKDRALDYVKTQVLTGAFPGGELISEGDVAAALGMSRTPVREAFLRLEADGLLRLYPQRGALVVPVSPDEVRSVMEARLVLEQFAATKVVGRGPAACAAVFERLSGELARQRTAVDRADWAEFLDADRAFHAVTLAESGNAILSGFYASLRDRQMRMIGESALREPDRVTTILDEHREIAEALRDGDGPRALRAVQTHLAGTVRAIGLA
- a CDS encoding cupin domain-containing protein, with product MPVTEQALSPNLDPTIPAPMVNVAEYGFEGRFQDWAQDAEYFEYSKAANPIGSGHVPQVPITRFDPEVYTDQPTGVIPLDLSMQLGIETGAATSPALLANFVRIRPGEQIDTSPNATSQLYYVLYGRGFAAVNGQLVGWEKGDFLTLPAGTHSVFYAAADTAMYWVHDEPLMRYLGAQATQPRFRATKFRRSDAVAKLEEIASRPGANEKSRVSVLLANANQEQTLTITHVLWAMFGVLPANQVQRPHRHQSVALDLILDAPAHGCYTLLGTRLDEHGDIVDPIRVDWRAGCAFTTPPGMWHAHYNETDQPAHLIPIQDAGLQTHLRSLDIKFTQRRDLVAG
- a CDS encoding VWA domain-containing protein; translation: MKLPLLGPVSVTGFQNAWFFLVLLVVLLVLGIYVVLQFARRRRVLRFANMEVLERVAPAHPSRWRHVPTILLATSLVLLTTAMAGPTSDVRIPLNRAVVMLVIDVSESMASTDVTPDRLTAAKVAGKQFADELTPAINLGLVEFAANASLLVSPTTNRAAVKAAIDSLKPAPKTATGEGLFTALQAIATVGSVMGGGEGPPPARIVLESDGAENVPLDPNAPQGAFTAARAAKAEGVQISTISFGTPYGTVEYEGATIPVPVDDQTLQKICEITDGQSFHADSLESLKNVYATLQRQIGYETVKGDASLAWMLLGAVAMAGAILAGLFLNRRLPS